One genomic region from Rubidibacter lacunae KORDI 51-2 encodes:
- a CDS encoding metal ABC transporter ATP-binding protein, translating to MLEIQNLSVNYRGVRALHDVSFQIPEGQLVGILGPNGAGKSTLVEAILNLVPVTRGVIRFQGLPLRRQLLKISYVPQRSKIDWDYPVTVWNTVMMAQTVQARLFRGFSPQARELAEAALARVEIYDLKDRPIGELSGGQQQRVFLARALAKEAELYIFDEPFTSVDRKTEDIIFDVFQELRKASKTLLVIDHDLGESLAFYDRLLLLNKRLIAQGSPQEVVTADNLERAYGRGLTRVFV from the coding sequence ATGCTAGAGATCCAGAATTTATCGGTTAACTATCGTGGCGTTCGTGCACTGCACGATGTTAGCTTCCAGATTCCAGAGGGGCAGCTTGTCGGGATCCTTGGTCCGAATGGGGCGGGTAAGAGCACTTTGGTTGAGGCGATTCTCAACTTGGTTCCCGTGACCCGGGGTGTCATTCGCTTCCAGGGCTTGCCTCTGCGGCGACAGCTTCTCAAGATCTCCTACGTCCCGCAGCGCTCCAAAATTGACTGGGATTATCCCGTTACGGTTTGGAATACCGTGATGATGGCCCAAACAGTCCAAGCAAGGCTCTTTCGAGGCTTCAGCCCTCAGGCGCGCGAGCTGGCTGAAGCGGCCCTCGCGCGGGTCGAGATTTACGACCTCAAAGATCGCCCGATTGGCGAGCTCTCAGGCGGGCAGCAGCAGCGGGTCTTTTTGGCGCGAGCCTTGGCTAAAGAAGCTGAACTATACATCTTCGACGAGCCCTTTACCTCCGTAGATCGCAAAACGGAAGACATTATTTTTGATGTTTTTCAAGAATTACGCAAGGCTAGTAAAACCCTGCTGGTAATAGATCACGATTTGGGCGAGTCCCTAGCCTTCTACGACCGTCTATTACTGCTCAACAAGCGGTTGATCGCGCAGGGGTCACCTCAGGAAGTCGTTACTGCTGACAACCTCGAACGTGCTTACGGGCGGGGTTTAACGCGAGTCTTTGTTTAG